One Trichormus variabilis 0441 genomic window, TCCGGTAAATAAGCAGACATAAGGCACTTAAATAATTTACCGTGATTCGGAACACTGAGATGCACAAGTTCATGAACAATGACAAACTCGCCTAGTTCGGTGGGTAAGTTTAGCAACCCAGTGTTTAAGGTTAAGCGTCCTGTATGAGATATAGATGCCCATTTTCTTTTCATTGGACGCAGTTGAACTTGCTTGACTGTAACTTGAATGCGATCGCACCATTCGCGCACGGCATTTTTCAGTTCTTGTGCATCTTTCCAGTTTGGCTTGTCGCAGGTAGGGGTAATCATTAACCTCGTTTTAAGTTCCGCAGATTTTCAATGATTCCAATGCTTGGTCAAACAAGTTAGTGATGAGGTTAGGAGTAAATATATTAGCTTGAGTAAGCTTGACTTAGCAACATAAAAAGTTTATCAACAACTGCTGTCACTTGATCCAATTCATCGATCTCAGCAAAAATGGCGAAGGTGACTTCTTTCCGCAACTCTCTCAATTCTGCCTCACTGATGCGCCAATTGGGATACTCTATAAAAGCTTGTTTAATTTGATTGCTTACTGCTTCAGGATTATCAATACCTGCATCCTGTAGGGTTTGAAAGACAAAAAACGTTAAGCTGTCAAAACCACGTTTAGCCTGTTCTTTCTTGCGCTGCTCATTTTCACCAATTTCTTTAACCAACGTATCTAAGGCTTCTTGGGTATCGGACTGGCGATTTTCAAACTTTTCTTGGACAATTTTGGCACGTTCCGCCATTGCAATGAGAAAAGGGTCATCGGGATTTTCTTCGGCAGTTTTTTCGATGCTTTTGATGAGGTTGATGACTTTGGTGGTTTCACCTCCTTGCTTGTCTTTGATGACTTCGAGGGTTTGAGCATTGATTTCTACAAAATCTGTTACAGTTGCGATCGCTGTTGTGCCAATATGTTTTTGTACGAGTTCATCAGTTTTGCGCTGCAACGCTTTATCGACGTAAACCCTTTTGCTGTAAGCTTTGCGGATTACTTCATAAATAGAGGAAAGGGTGGCGTAATCGTCCATGTAGGGACGTAGGAAAGCATCAGGGGAAATAACTTCATAGAGCATTTCTAGTTCTTTATAGGCTTTAGAAAATGCTTTTCTGCGTTCTTGTTCTCGAAAATGCTCAATAATATCATCTACATCTTTATCGTTAAAATTGTTCTGAATCAAGCTCAAATAAGTTGAGGCTTGCTGCTCCATTTTATTTTTGAATAAAGTTTTGAGCAGTTTCAAATCTTTGATAATAGCGTTGATTTCATCGCTGTCAAAGGCAAGTGCTTTTTCTAGTTTGTTGAAAATGCCTACAAAATCCAGCACAAAACCATGCGGTTTCACCATCTCTTGAGCTTCGCTTTCGTAGGGACGATTCACACGAGCGATCGCCTGTAACAAGGTATGATCTCGCATGGGCTTATCGAGATACATGGCATAAAGCAGGGGAGCATCAAATCCTGTCAACAGTTTCTCGGTAACAATCAGGATTTTGGGGTATTCTCCAAATTTGGCGAAGTTTTTACGGATTTGTTTTTCTGTCTTGTCGTCGAGGTGGTAGGTTTTGAGTTCTTGAGTATCGTTATTGTTTCCGGTATAGACAACTGCGGAGTATTCAGGAGGTAAATATTTATCTAAAGCTTGTTTATATTTAGCACAGGCAGGACGGTCAACAGCGACTAAAAAAGCTTTATAACCTAGTGGTTCTACGTTTTGAGTGTAATGCTTGGCAACATATTTTGCTACCTGATCTACTCTTTGATTACCTTTGAGGAAGTTTTTTAAATTAACGGCACGATCTAAAATTTTATTTAATTCGGCAATATCGCTAATCCCCTCAGTTTCTGCCAAGTTGAGAAACTCCTTTTCCATGAGTTCCTTTGGCACAATTATCTTGCTGGGAGCAATATTGTAGTAAAGGGGTAGTGTTGTTCCGTCTTCAATACTTTCTGCAATGGAATATTTATGCAGATACCCCTTTTTATCGTCTGTGCCGAAGGTTTTAAATGTGCCTTTACCGTAGCTAGTTTTATCTACAGGTGTACCAGTAAATCCGATAAAAGTGGCATTAGGGAGTCCTGCCATTAAGAAAGTTCCTAAATCTCCTCCGGTGGTGCGGTGTGCCTCATCAATCAGAATATAAATATTTTTTCTTAGATTAATATTGGCAGGCATATCGCGGAATTTGTGGATCATGGTGACGATAATGCCACGATAATCATCTTTTAGTAGTTGATTAAGGGTGGTAATGCGATCAGCGTGTTGAACGTTATTCAGTCCTAAGTTAATTAGGTTTCTGAGCATTTGGTCTTCTAGCTCGTTGCGGTCAATCATCAGCAGAATTGTCGGTTTATCGCTCTGTGGGGCTTTAAAGAGCATTTCCGCCGTCTTAATCATTGTGAAAGTCTTACCACTGCCTTGGGTATGCCAGACAAGTCCTTTGCTGTGTTCAGGATCGTGACAGCGTTCAATTACCTTTTCAACTGCGGTGGTTTGGTGTTGACGCAGAATAAATTTTTGCAGAGTTTCTTCTTTCTCTGCAAAGAGAATATAATTTTGCAGGAATTGGAGAATATAGTTAGGTTGACAAAAACTCTTAATTTTTGCTTCTAGTTGACCGATTTGTTCTGCTTTCCAGTTAAAAATGTTGCGCCTGACAATATTCCACGTCACCCCATACGAAAAGCCAATGGCTTCAGTGGCGGTAAAAATCATCTGGGGAACGAATAACTCTGGTGTTTCGGTGTGGTAGCGACGAATTTGATCAACACCTAATGCGATCGCTTCATCTTTAGTAGCGTTTTTGCATTCGATGACGAGGATAGGAATACCGTTGATTAAAAAGACTACATCTTCCCGTGTACCGTACTTGCCGTTATGAATGTAGTATTCTTCCGTTACTTCGTAGGAGTTTTCGGTGGTGTCATCGTAGTTGATGAGTTTTAGATCGAGTTCCCGATTTTCAGGGGCATAAAAATATTTGCCTTGGTTGCGGAGATAAGTTAGGAAGTCTCTATTTCCGTAGATGTCGGCAGGTAGGTTACTCAGTAGCGCAATAAGTACGCCTTGAGCTTCGGTATACTTGGGGTTAAACTGGCGGACTTTTTGATAGAGGGTATCGTCAAAAAACAGGGATGCTTGTTGTGCCTTCTCTTGAATGTTACCACTGTGATTATTAAAACCCCGTCTGGTTTCCGCTTCTTCACGAGATACAAATGTCCAGCCAATTTCTTGAGCGTAAGTAATTATCCTGCTTTGAACAGTTTTCTGTTCCCCTGGTTTTGGCATAAGTTGGGATAGAAGTATAATTTATTTTCGAGTCGTGCGGTAAGTTTGATGAGGGTCATTGGGTTTTTCTGGATTTGTATATTCAAGCAAACCCTCATCAATTAAAGGTTTTAAATGTTTATGTAGCAGATATTTTCGTTCTCGGTTTAATAAAGAGGCTAATTCACTAGAGGAGTAAGGTTGTATCTCACATAATTCAAGGATGATATTTTTAATTTCCTCATGCTTTGTTCGACTACCAATCTTCCCTATTTTTTCTTGTAAAGATGCTTTTCTCGTATCAGGAAATAATTCAAGAGTAAGTTGTTCAGGTATAAAATTGCTACTGTCTTGACTAAGGGTTGAGGACTGTCTTGATAAGGTTTCCCCCTCTACTGTACTACTGTCTTGACTAGGAGTTGAGGACTGTCTTGATAAGGTTTCCCCCTCTACT contains:
- a CDS encoding M48 metallopeptidase family protein, which gives rise to MITPTCDKPNWKDAQELKNAVREWCDRIQVTVKQVQLRPMKRKWASISHTGRLTLNTGLLNLPTELGEFVIVHELVHLSVPNHGKLFKCLMSAYLPDWQEKEQKLQIYQNM
- a CDS encoding type I restriction endonuclease subunit R produces the protein MPKPGEQKTVQSRIITYAQEIGWTFVSREEAETRRGFNNHSGNIQEKAQQASLFFDDTLYQKVRQFNPKYTEAQGVLIALLSNLPADIYGNRDFLTYLRNQGKYFYAPENRELDLKLINYDDTTENSYEVTEEYYIHNGKYGTREDVVFLINGIPILVIECKNATKDEAIALGVDQIRRYHTETPELFVPQMIFTATEAIGFSYGVTWNIVRRNIFNWKAEQIGQLEAKIKSFCQPNYILQFLQNYILFAEKEETLQKFILRQHQTTAVEKVIERCHDPEHSKGLVWHTQGSGKTFTMIKTAEMLFKAPQSDKPTILLMIDRNELEDQMLRNLINLGLNNVQHADRITTLNQLLKDDYRGIIVTMIHKFRDMPANINLRKNIYILIDEAHRTTGGDLGTFLMAGLPNATFIGFTGTPVDKTSYGKGTFKTFGTDDKKGYLHKYSIAESIEDGTTLPLYYNIAPSKIIVPKELMEKEFLNLAETEGISDIAELNKILDRAVNLKNFLKGNQRVDQVAKYVAKHYTQNVEPLGYKAFLVAVDRPACAKYKQALDKYLPPEYSAVVYTGNNNDTQELKTYHLDDKTEKQIRKNFAKFGEYPKILIVTEKLLTGFDAPLLYAMYLDKPMRDHTLLQAIARVNRPYESEAQEMVKPHGFVLDFVGIFNKLEKALAFDSDEINAIIKDLKLLKTLFKNKMEQQASTYLSLIQNNFNDKDVDDIIEHFREQERRKAFSKAYKELEMLYEVISPDAFLRPYMDDYATLSSIYEVIRKAYSKRVYVDKALQRKTDELVQKHIGTTAIATVTDFVEINAQTLEVIKDKQGGETTKVINLIKSIEKTAEENPDDPFLIAMAERAKIVQEKFENRQSDTQEALDTLVKEIGENEQRKKEQAKRGFDSLTFFVFQTLQDAGIDNPEAVSNQIKQAFIEYPNWRISEAELRELRKEVTFAIFAEIDELDQVTAVVDKLFMLLSQAYSS